A stretch of the Aegilops tauschii subsp. strangulata cultivar AL8/78 chromosome 4, Aet v6.0, whole genome shotgun sequence genome encodes the following:
- the LOC109782786 gene encoding F-box/FBD/LRR-repeat protein At1g16930-like translates to MEIHSGAPCTKRAKLAPPATLSFGGLAVAAGSGEDRISDLPDAILGEVISCLSTREGICTQILARHWRPVWPIAPLNLDCREIPVARLFNALEIVHVEIISRVSAYSDELARIRYIGTWHQGKTVPGDGSCLPESILSSHVGAVLHLCILACYLQSRPSTVHAWLESLRLNNLQIPDHYVEVLELPLVKRFSLVEVDISDFSLQSMINSSCPALECPLLVCNRERHRITINSPNLVSIGIHGEKGRFIIEDAPSLQRLIHDLQSNNMEVFIVSAPKLETLGKFRISLDSTGLMVLTFHNNSNCISLRK, encoded by the exons ATGGAGATCCACTCCGGTGCGCCATGCACCAAGAGGGCGAAGCTCGCGCCACCGGCGACGCTGTCCTTTGGTGGCTTGGCGGTAGCGGCTGGAAGCGGCGAGGACCGCATCAGCGACCTCCCGGACGCCATCCTCGGTGAGGTCATCTCCTGTCTCTCCACTAGGGAGGGCATCTGCACTCAGATTCTCGCACGTCATTGGCGTCCTGTTTGGCCGATCGCTCCTCTGAATCTTGACTGCCGTGAGATCCCTGTCGCTCGTCTTTTTAACGCCCTAGAAATAGTTCATGTCGAGATCATCAGTAGGGTCTCTGCCTACAGCGACGAGCTTGCTCGTATACGATACATCGGAACTTGGCATCAGGGAAAAACAGTTCCTGGTGATGGTTCTTGCCTTCCAGAGTCCATCCTCTCTAGCCATGTGGGCGCAGTTCTCCACCTTTGTATACTGGCGTGCTACCTCCAATCCAGACCCTCTACTGTCCACGCCTGGCTTGAGTCCCTCAGATTGAACAATCTCCAG ATACCAGACCATTATGTAGAGGTACTTGAACTACCACTGGTCAAGAGATTTTCACTTGTTGAGGTTGATATATCAGATTTCTCGTTGCAAAGCATGATCAACTCTAGTTGCCCTGCACTCGAGTGCCCGCTGCTTGTTTGCAATAGAGAAAGGCATCGGATCACAATAAATTCCCCTAACCTTGTAAGCATCGGCATCCATGGTGAGAAAGGAAGATTCATCATCGAGGATGCCCcctcacttcaaaggttgatccacGATCTCCAGAGCAATAACATGGAGGTATTCATCGTCTCTGCACCCAAACTGGAGACATTGGGCAAATTCAGGATCTCGCTTGACTCCACAGGTCTTATGGTACTGACATTTCACAATAATTCCAACTGCATTTCCTTGAGAAAGTAG